In Macaca fascicularis isolate 582-1 chromosome X, T2T-MFA8v1.1, one DNA window encodes the following:
- the ARHGAP4 gene encoding rho GTPase-activating protein 4 isoform X8: MAAHGKLRRERGLQAEYETQVKEMRWQLSEQLRCLELQGELRRELLQELAEFMRRRAEVELEYSRGLEKLAERFSSRGGRLGSSREHQSFRKEPSLLSPLHCWAVLLQHTRQQSRESAALSEVLAGPLAQRLSHIAEDVGRLVKKAKKTYQAYHMESVNAEAKLREAERQEEKRAGRSVPTTTAAATEAGPLRKSSLKKGGRLVEKRQAKFMEHKLKCTKARNEYLLSLASVNAAVSNYYLHDVLDLMDCCDTGFHLALGQVLRSYMAAESRTQASQVQGLGSLEEAVEALDPSGDKAKVLEVHATIFCPPLRFDYHPHDGDEVAEICVEMELQDEILPRAQNIQSRLDRQTIETEEVNKTLKATLQALLEVVASDDGDVLDSFQTSPSTESLKSTSSDPGSRQAGRRRGQQQETETFYLTKLQEYLSGRSILAKLQAKHEKLQEALQRGDKEEREMSWTQYTQRKFQKSRHPRPSSQYNQRLFGGDMEKFIQCSGQPVPLVVESCIRFINLNGLQHEGIFRVSGAQLRVSEIRDAFERGEDPLVEGCTAHDLDSVAGVLKLYFRSLEPPLFPPDLFSELLASSELEATAERVEHVSRLLWRLPAPVLVVLRYLFNFLNHLAQYSDENMMDPYNLAVCFGPTLLPVPAGQDPVALQGRVNQLVQTLILQPDRVFPPLTSLPGPVYEKCMAPPSASCLGDAQLESLGADNEPELEAEMLAQEDDLEGVVEAVACFAYTGRTAQELSFRRGDVLRLHERASSDWWRGEHNGVRGLIPHKYITLPEGAEKQVVGAGPQTAGESGSSPEGLLASELVHRPEPCISPEAVGLSGHRRRCLVPASPEQHVEVDKAVAQNMDSVFKELLGKTSVRQGLGPASATSPSPGPRSPKAPAGSRLGKNKGFSRGPGAPASPSASHPQGLDTTPKPH; encoded by the exons AGATGCGCTGGCAGCTGAGCGAGCAGCTGCGCTGCCTGGAGCTGCAGGGTGAGCTGCGGCGGGAGCTGCTGCAGGAACTGGCAGAGTTCATGCGGCGCCGCGCTGAGGTGGAGCTGGAGTACTCCCGGGGCCTGGAAAAGCTGGCCGAGCGCTTCTCCAGCCGTGGAGGCCGCCTGGGGAGCAGCCGGGAGCACCAAAGCTTCCG GAAGGAGCCGTCACTCCTGTCGCCCTTGCACTGCTGGGCAGTGCTGCTGCAGCATACGCGGCAGCAGAGCCGGGAGAGCGCGGCCCTGAGCGAGGTGCTGGCCGGGCCCCTGGCCCAGCGCCTGAGTCACATTGCGGAGGACGTGGGGCGCCTGGTCAAGAAG GCCAAGAAGACGTACCAGGCATATCACATGGAGAGTGTGAATGCTGAGGCCAAGCTCCGGGAGGCCGAGCGGCAGGAGGAGAAGCGGGCAGGCCGGAGTGTCCccaccaccactgctgctgccactgaGGCAGGGCCCCTCCGCAAGAGCTCCCTCAAGAAGGGAGGGCGGCTGGTGGAGAAG CGGCAGGCCAAGTTCATGGAGCACAAACTCAAGTGCACAAAGGCGCGCAACGAGTACCTGCTTAGCCTGGCCAGCGTCAACGCCGCTGTCAGTAACTACTACCTGCATGACGTCTTGGACCTCATGGAT TGCTGCGACACAGGGTTCCACCTGGCCCTGGGGCAGGTGCTCCGAAGCTACATGGCCGCTGAGAGCCGCACCCAAGCCTCCCAAGTGCAGGGCCTGGGCAGCCTGGAAGAAGCCGTGGAGGCCCTGGATCCTTCAGGGGACAAGGCCAAGGTTCTCGAGGTGCATGCTACCATCTTCTGTCCCCCGCTGCGCTTTGACTACCACCCCCATGATGGGGATGAG GTGGCTGAGATCTGCGTTGAAATGGAGCTGCAGGACGAGATTCTGCCCAGAGCCCAGAACATCCAGAGCCGCCTGGACCGACAGACCATCGAGACGGAGGAG GTGAACAAGACACTGAAGGCGACACTGCAGGCCCTGCTGGAGGTGGTGGCCTCGGATGACGGGGATGTGCTCGACTCCTTCCAGACCAGCCCCTCCACCGAGTCCCTCAAGTCCACCAGCTCAGACCCAGGCAGCCGGCAGGCAGGCCGGAGGCGTGGCCAGCAGCAGGAGACCGAAACCTTCTACCTCACg AAGCTCCAGGAGTATCTGAGTGGACGGAGCATCCTCGCCAAGTTGCAGGCCAAGCACGAGAAGCTGCAGGAGGCCCTTCAGCGAG GTGACAAGGAGGAGCGGGAGATGTCTTG GACCCAGTACACACAGAGAAAATTCCAGAAGAGCCGCCACCCCCGCCCCAGCTCCCAGTATAACCAGAGACTCTTTGGGGGAGACATGGAGAAGTTTATCCAG TGCTCAGGCCAGCCTGTGCCCCTGGTGGTGGAGAGCTGCATTCGCTTCATTAACCTCAACG GCCTGCAGCACGAAGGCATCTTCCGGGTGTCGGGTGCCCAGCTCCGGGTCTCAGAGATCCGTGATGCCTTCGAGAGAG GGGAGGACCCACTGGTGGAGGGCTGCACTGCCCACGATCTGGACTCGGTGGCCGGGGTGCTGAAGCTCTACTTCCGGAGCCTGGAGCCCCCACTCTTCCCCCCAGACCTGTTCAGCGAGCTGCTGGCTTCTTCGG AGCTGGAGGCCACGGCAGAGAGGGTGGAGCACGTGAGCCGCCTGCTATGGCGGCTGCCCGCGCCAGTGCTGGTGGTTCTGCGCTACCTCTTCAACTTCCTCAACCA CCTGGCCCAGTACAGCGATGAGAACATGATGGACCCCTACAACCTGGCCGTGTGCTTTGGGCCCACGCTGCTACCGGTGCCCGCTGGGCAGGACCCGGTGGCGCTGCAGGGCCGGGTGAACCAGCTGGTGCAGACGCTCATACTGCAGCCAGATCGGGTCTTCCCACCCCTGACCTCACTGCCTGGCCCCGTCTACGAGAAGTGCATGGCACCGCCTTCCGCCAGCTGCCTGGG GGATGCCCAGCTGGAGAGCCTGGGGGCGGACAACGAGCCGGAGCTGGAAGCTGAGATGCTTGCCCAGGAGGATG ACCTGGAGGGGGTTGTGGAGGCTGTGGCCTGCTTTGCCTACACGGGCCGAACGGCCCAGGAGCTGAGCTTCCGGCGGGGGGACGTACTGCGGCTGCACGAGAGGGCCTCGAGCGACTGGTGGCGGGGGGAGCACAATGGTGTGCGGGGCCTCATCCCCCACAAGTATATCACACTGCCTGAGGG GGCAGAGAAGCAGGTGGTGGGCGCAGGGCCGCAGACTGCAGGGGAGTCTGGGAGCAGTCCTGAGGGCCTCCTGGCATCAGAGCTGGTTCACCG GCCAGAGCCATGCATCTCACCCGAGGCCGTGGGACTCTCTGGACATAGACGACGCTGCTTGGTCCCAGCCTCCCCGGAGCAACACGTGGAGGTGGATAAG GCTGTGGCACAGAACATGGACTCTGTGTTTAAGGAGCTCTTGGGAAAGACCTCTGTCCGCCAGGGCCTCGGGCCAGCATCTGCCACCTCTCCCAGCCCTGGGCCCCGAAGCCCAAAGGCACCGGCCGGCAGCCGCCTGGGCAAAAACAAAGGCTTCTCCCGGGGCCCTGGGGCCCCAGCCTCACCCTCAGCATCCCACCCCCAGGGCCTGGACACAACCCCCAAGCCACACTGA
- the ARHGAP4 gene encoding rho GTPase-activating protein 4 isoform X22 has protein sequence MAAHGKLRRERGLQAEYETQVKEMRWQLSEQLRCLELQGELRRELLQELAEFMRRRAEVELEYSRGLEKLAERFSSRGGRLGSSREHQSFRKEPSLLSPLHCWAVLLQHTRQQSRESAALSEVLAGPLAQRLSHIAEDVGRLVKKSRDLEQQLQDELLEVVSELQTAKKTYQAYHMESVNAEAKLREAERQEEKRAGRSVPTTTAAATEAGPLRKSSLKKGGRLVEKRQAKFMEHKLKCTKARNEYLLSLASVNAAVSNYYLHDVLDLMDCCDTGFHLALGQVLRSYMAAESRTQASQVQGLGSLEEAVEALDPSGDKAKVLEVHATIFCPPLRFDYHPHDGDEVNKTLKATLQALLEVVASDDGDVLDSFQTSPSTESLKSTSSDPGSRQAGRRRGQQQETETFYLTKLQEYLSGRSILAKLQAKHEKLQEALQRGDKEEREMSWTQYTQRKFQKSRHPRPSSQYNQRLFGGDMEKFIQCSGQPVPLVVESCIRFINLNGLQHEGIFRVSGAQLRVSEIRDAFERGEDPLVEGCTAHDLDSVAGVLKLYFRSLEPPLFPPDLFSELLASSELEATAERVEHVSRLLWRLPAPVLVVLRYLFNFLNQDAQLESLGADNEPELEAEMLAQEDDLEGVVEAVACFAYTGRTAQELSFRRGDVLRLHERASSDWWRGEHNGVRGLIPHKYITLPEGAEKQVVGAGPQTAGESGSSPEGLLASELVHRPEPCISPEAVGLSGHRRRCLVPASPEQHVEVDKAVAQNMDSVFKELLGKTSVRQGLGPASATSPSPGPRSPKAPAGSRLGKNKGFSRGPGAPASPSASHPQGLDTTPKPH, from the exons AGATGCGCTGGCAGCTGAGCGAGCAGCTGCGCTGCCTGGAGCTGCAGGGTGAGCTGCGGCGGGAGCTGCTGCAGGAACTGGCAGAGTTCATGCGGCGCCGCGCTGAGGTGGAGCTGGAGTACTCCCGGGGCCTGGAAAAGCTGGCCGAGCGCTTCTCCAGCCGTGGAGGCCGCCTGGGGAGCAGCCGGGAGCACCAAAGCTTCCG GAAGGAGCCGTCACTCCTGTCGCCCTTGCACTGCTGGGCAGTGCTGCTGCAGCATACGCGGCAGCAGAGCCGGGAGAGCGCGGCCCTGAGCGAGGTGCTGGCCGGGCCCCTGGCCCAGCGCCTGAGTCACATTGCGGAGGACGTGGGGCGCCTGGTCAAGAAG AGCAGGGATCTGGAGCAGCAGCTGCAGGACGAGCTCCTGGAGGTGGTCTCAGAGCTCCAGACG GCCAAGAAGACGTACCAGGCATATCACATGGAGAGTGTGAATGCTGAGGCCAAGCTCCGGGAGGCCGAGCGGCAGGAGGAGAAGCGGGCAGGCCGGAGTGTCCccaccaccactgctgctgccactgaGGCAGGGCCCCTCCGCAAGAGCTCCCTCAAGAAGGGAGGGCGGCTGGTGGAGAAG CGGCAGGCCAAGTTCATGGAGCACAAACTCAAGTGCACAAAGGCGCGCAACGAGTACCTGCTTAGCCTGGCCAGCGTCAACGCCGCTGTCAGTAACTACTACCTGCATGACGTCTTGGACCTCATGGAT TGCTGCGACACAGGGTTCCACCTGGCCCTGGGGCAGGTGCTCCGAAGCTACATGGCCGCTGAGAGCCGCACCCAAGCCTCCCAAGTGCAGGGCCTGGGCAGCCTGGAAGAAGCCGTGGAGGCCCTGGATCCTTCAGGGGACAAGGCCAAGGTTCTCGAGGTGCATGCTACCATCTTCTGTCCCCCGCTGCGCTTTGACTACCACCCCCATGATGGGGATGAG GTGAACAAGACACTGAAGGCGACACTGCAGGCCCTGCTGGAGGTGGTGGCCTCGGATGACGGGGATGTGCTCGACTCCTTCCAGACCAGCCCCTCCACCGAGTCCCTCAAGTCCACCAGCTCAGACCCAGGCAGCCGGCAGGCAGGCCGGAGGCGTGGCCAGCAGCAGGAGACCGAAACCTTCTACCTCACg AAGCTCCAGGAGTATCTGAGTGGACGGAGCATCCTCGCCAAGTTGCAGGCCAAGCACGAGAAGCTGCAGGAGGCCCTTCAGCGAG GTGACAAGGAGGAGCGGGAGATGTCTTG GACCCAGTACACACAGAGAAAATTCCAGAAGAGCCGCCACCCCCGCCCCAGCTCCCAGTATAACCAGAGACTCTTTGGGGGAGACATGGAGAAGTTTATCCAG TGCTCAGGCCAGCCTGTGCCCCTGGTGGTGGAGAGCTGCATTCGCTTCATTAACCTCAACG GCCTGCAGCACGAAGGCATCTTCCGGGTGTCGGGTGCCCAGCTCCGGGTCTCAGAGATCCGTGATGCCTTCGAGAGAG GGGAGGACCCACTGGTGGAGGGCTGCACTGCCCACGATCTGGACTCGGTGGCCGGGGTGCTGAAGCTCTACTTCCGGAGCCTGGAGCCCCCACTCTTCCCCCCAGACCTGTTCAGCGAGCTGCTGGCTTCTTCGG AGCTGGAGGCCACGGCAGAGAGGGTGGAGCACGTGAGCCGCCTGCTATGGCGGCTGCCCGCGCCAGTGCTGGTGGTTCTGCGCTACCTCTTCAACTTCCTCAACCA GGATGCCCAGCTGGAGAGCCTGGGGGCGGACAACGAGCCGGAGCTGGAAGCTGAGATGCTTGCCCAGGAGGATG ACCTGGAGGGGGTTGTGGAGGCTGTGGCCTGCTTTGCCTACACGGGCCGAACGGCCCAGGAGCTGAGCTTCCGGCGGGGGGACGTACTGCGGCTGCACGAGAGGGCCTCGAGCGACTGGTGGCGGGGGGAGCACAATGGTGTGCGGGGCCTCATCCCCCACAAGTATATCACACTGCCTGAGGG GGCAGAGAAGCAGGTGGTGGGCGCAGGGCCGCAGACTGCAGGGGAGTCTGGGAGCAGTCCTGAGGGCCTCCTGGCATCAGAGCTGGTTCACCG GCCAGAGCCATGCATCTCACCCGAGGCCGTGGGACTCTCTGGACATAGACGACGCTGCTTGGTCCCAGCCTCCCCGGAGCAACACGTGGAGGTGGATAAG GCTGTGGCACAGAACATGGACTCTGTGTTTAAGGAGCTCTTGGGAAAGACCTCTGTCCGCCAGGGCCTCGGGCCAGCATCTGCCACCTCTCCCAGCCCTGGGCCCCGAAGCCCAAAGGCACCGGCCGGCAGCCGCCTGGGCAAAAACAAAGGCTTCTCCCGGGGCCCTGGGGCCCCAGCCTCACCCTCAGCATCCCACCCCCAGGGCCTGGACACAACCCCCAAGCCACACTGA
- the ARHGAP4 gene encoding rho GTPase-activating protein 4 isoform X13, translated as MAAHGKLRRERGLQAEYETQVKEMRWQLSEQLRCLELQGELRRELLQELAEFMRRRAEVELEYSRGLEKLAERFSSRGGRLGSSREHQSFRKEPSLLSPLHCWAVLLQHTRQQSRESAALSEVLAGPLAQRLSHIAEDVGRLVKKSRDLEQQLQDELLEVVSELQTAKKTYQAYHMESVNAEAKLREAERQEEKRAGRSVPTTTAAATEAGPLRKSSLKKGGRLVEKRQAKFMEHKLKCTKARNEYLLSLASVNAAVSNYYLHDVLDLMDCCDTGFHLALGQVLRSYMAAESRTQASQVQGLGSLEEAVEALDPSGDKAKVLEVHATIFCPPLRFDYHPHDGDEVAEICVEMELQDEILPRAQNIQSRLDRQTIETEEVNKTLKATLQALLEVVASDDGDVLDSFQTSPSTESLKSTSSDPGSRQAGRRRGQQQETETFYLTKLQEYLSGRSILAKLQAKHEKLQEALQRGDKEEREMSWTQYTQRKFQKSRHPRPSSQYNQRLFGGDMEKFIQCSGQPVPLVVESCIRFINLNGLQHEGIFRVSGAQLRVSEIRDAFERGEDPLVEGCTAHDLDSVAGVLKLYFRSLEPPLFPPDLFSELLASSELEATAERVEHVSRLLWRLPAPVLVVLRYLFNFLNHLAQYSDENMMDPYNLAVCFGPTLLPVPAGQDPVALQGRVNQLVQTLILQPDRVFPPLTSLPGPVYEKCMAPPSASCLGYTLGAAEGMGGPLEKSPPHPPCSALNLRDAQLESLGADNEPELEAEMLAQEDDLEGVVEAVACFAYTGRTAQELSFRRGDVLRLHERASSDWWRGEHNGVRGLIPHKYITLPEGAEKQVVGAGPQTAGESGSSPEGLLASELVHRPEPCISPEAVGLSGHRRRCLVPASPEQHVEVDKRRL; from the exons AGATGCGCTGGCAGCTGAGCGAGCAGCTGCGCTGCCTGGAGCTGCAGGGTGAGCTGCGGCGGGAGCTGCTGCAGGAACTGGCAGAGTTCATGCGGCGCCGCGCTGAGGTGGAGCTGGAGTACTCCCGGGGCCTGGAAAAGCTGGCCGAGCGCTTCTCCAGCCGTGGAGGCCGCCTGGGGAGCAGCCGGGAGCACCAAAGCTTCCG GAAGGAGCCGTCACTCCTGTCGCCCTTGCACTGCTGGGCAGTGCTGCTGCAGCATACGCGGCAGCAGAGCCGGGAGAGCGCGGCCCTGAGCGAGGTGCTGGCCGGGCCCCTGGCCCAGCGCCTGAGTCACATTGCGGAGGACGTGGGGCGCCTGGTCAAGAAG AGCAGGGATCTGGAGCAGCAGCTGCAGGACGAGCTCCTGGAGGTGGTCTCAGAGCTCCAGACG GCCAAGAAGACGTACCAGGCATATCACATGGAGAGTGTGAATGCTGAGGCCAAGCTCCGGGAGGCCGAGCGGCAGGAGGAGAAGCGGGCAGGCCGGAGTGTCCccaccaccactgctgctgccactgaGGCAGGGCCCCTCCGCAAGAGCTCCCTCAAGAAGGGAGGGCGGCTGGTGGAGAAG CGGCAGGCCAAGTTCATGGAGCACAAACTCAAGTGCACAAAGGCGCGCAACGAGTACCTGCTTAGCCTGGCCAGCGTCAACGCCGCTGTCAGTAACTACTACCTGCATGACGTCTTGGACCTCATGGAT TGCTGCGACACAGGGTTCCACCTGGCCCTGGGGCAGGTGCTCCGAAGCTACATGGCCGCTGAGAGCCGCACCCAAGCCTCCCAAGTGCAGGGCCTGGGCAGCCTGGAAGAAGCCGTGGAGGCCCTGGATCCTTCAGGGGACAAGGCCAAGGTTCTCGAGGTGCATGCTACCATCTTCTGTCCCCCGCTGCGCTTTGACTACCACCCCCATGATGGGGATGAG GTGGCTGAGATCTGCGTTGAAATGGAGCTGCAGGACGAGATTCTGCCCAGAGCCCAGAACATCCAGAGCCGCCTGGACCGACAGACCATCGAGACGGAGGAG GTGAACAAGACACTGAAGGCGACACTGCAGGCCCTGCTGGAGGTGGTGGCCTCGGATGACGGGGATGTGCTCGACTCCTTCCAGACCAGCCCCTCCACCGAGTCCCTCAAGTCCACCAGCTCAGACCCAGGCAGCCGGCAGGCAGGCCGGAGGCGTGGCCAGCAGCAGGAGACCGAAACCTTCTACCTCACg AAGCTCCAGGAGTATCTGAGTGGACGGAGCATCCTCGCCAAGTTGCAGGCCAAGCACGAGAAGCTGCAGGAGGCCCTTCAGCGAG GTGACAAGGAGGAGCGGGAGATGTCTTG GACCCAGTACACACAGAGAAAATTCCAGAAGAGCCGCCACCCCCGCCCCAGCTCCCAGTATAACCAGAGACTCTTTGGGGGAGACATGGAGAAGTTTATCCAG TGCTCAGGCCAGCCTGTGCCCCTGGTGGTGGAGAGCTGCATTCGCTTCATTAACCTCAACG GCCTGCAGCACGAAGGCATCTTCCGGGTGTCGGGTGCCCAGCTCCGGGTCTCAGAGATCCGTGATGCCTTCGAGAGAG GGGAGGACCCACTGGTGGAGGGCTGCACTGCCCACGATCTGGACTCGGTGGCCGGGGTGCTGAAGCTCTACTTCCGGAGCCTGGAGCCCCCACTCTTCCCCCCAGACCTGTTCAGCGAGCTGCTGGCTTCTTCGG AGCTGGAGGCCACGGCAGAGAGGGTGGAGCACGTGAGCCGCCTGCTATGGCGGCTGCCCGCGCCAGTGCTGGTGGTTCTGCGCTACCTCTTCAACTTCCTCAACCA CCTGGCCCAGTACAGCGATGAGAACATGATGGACCCCTACAACCTGGCCGTGTGCTTTGGGCCCACGCTGCTACCGGTGCCCGCTGGGCAGGACCCGGTGGCGCTGCAGGGCCGGGTGAACCAGCTGGTGCAGACGCTCATACTGCAGCCAGATCGGGTCTTCCCACCCCTGACCTCACTGCCTGGCCCCGTCTACGAGAAGTGCATGGCACCGCCTTCCGCCAGCTGCCTGGGGTACACCCTTGGTGCTGCAGAGGGGATGGGGGGTCCACTGGAGAAGAGCCCCCCTCATCCACCTTGCTCTGCCCTGAACCTCAGGGATGCCCAGCTGGAGAGCCTGGGGGCGGACAACGAGCCGGAGCTGGAAGCTGAGATGCTTGCCCAGGAGGATG ACCTGGAGGGGGTTGTGGAGGCTGTGGCCTGCTTTGCCTACACGGGCCGAACGGCCCAGGAGCTGAGCTTCCGGCGGGGGGACGTACTGCGGCTGCACGAGAGGGCCTCGAGCGACTGGTGGCGGGGGGAGCACAATGGTGTGCGGGGCCTCATCCCCCACAAGTATATCACACTGCCTGAGGG GGCAGAGAAGCAGGTGGTGGGCGCAGGGCCGCAGACTGCAGGGGAGTCTGGGAGCAGTCCTGAGGGCCTCCTGGCATCAGAGCTGGTTCACCG GCCAGAGCCATGCATCTCACCCGAGGCCGTGGGACTCTCTGGACATAGACGACGCTGCTTGGTCCCAGCCTCCCCGGAGCAACACGTGGAGGTGGATAAG AGGAGACTGTGA
- the ARHGAP4 gene encoding rho GTPase-activating protein 4 isoform X16: MAAHGKLRRERGLQAEYETQVKEMRWQLSEQLRCLELQGELRRELLQELAEFMRRRAEVELEYSRGLEKLAERFSSRGGRLGSSREHQSFRKEPSLLSPLHCWAVLLQHTRQQSRESAALSEVLAGPLAQRLSHIAEDVGRLVKKSRDLEQQLQDELLEVVSELQTAKKTYQAYHMESVNAEAKLREAERQEEKRAGRSVPTTTAAATEAGPLRKSSLKKGGRLVEKRQAKFMEHKLKCTKARNEYLLSLASVNAAVSNYYLHDVLDLMDCCDTGFHLALGQVLRSYMAAESRTQASQVQGLGSLEEAVEALDPSGDKAKVLEVHATIFCPPLRFDYHPHDGDEVAEICVEMELQDEILPRAQNIQSRLDRQTIETEEVNKTLKATLQALLEVVASDDGDVLDSFQTSPSTESLKSTSSDPGSRQAGRRRGQQQETETFYLTKLQEYLSGRSILAKLQAKHEKLQEALQRGDKEEREMSWTQYTQRKFQKSRHPRPSSQYNQRLFGGDMEKFIQCSGQPVPLVVESCIRFINLNGLQHEGIFRVSGAQLRVSEIRDAFERGEDPLVEGCTAHDLDSVAGVLKLYFRSLEPPLFPPDLFSELLASSELEATAERVEHVSRLLWRLPAPVLVVLRYLFNFLNHLAQYSDENMMDPYNLAVCFGPTLLPVPAGQDPVALQGRVNQLVQTLILQPDRVFPPLTSLPGPVYEKCMAPPSASCLGDAQLESLGADNEPELEAEMLAQEDDLEGVVEAVACFAYTGRTAQELSFRRGDVLRLHERASSDWWRGEHNGVRGLIPHKYITLPEGAEKQVVGAGPQTAGESGSSPEGLLASELVHRPEPCISPEAVGLSGHRRRCLVPASPEQHVEVDKRRL, from the exons AGATGCGCTGGCAGCTGAGCGAGCAGCTGCGCTGCCTGGAGCTGCAGGGTGAGCTGCGGCGGGAGCTGCTGCAGGAACTGGCAGAGTTCATGCGGCGCCGCGCTGAGGTGGAGCTGGAGTACTCCCGGGGCCTGGAAAAGCTGGCCGAGCGCTTCTCCAGCCGTGGAGGCCGCCTGGGGAGCAGCCGGGAGCACCAAAGCTTCCG GAAGGAGCCGTCACTCCTGTCGCCCTTGCACTGCTGGGCAGTGCTGCTGCAGCATACGCGGCAGCAGAGCCGGGAGAGCGCGGCCCTGAGCGAGGTGCTGGCCGGGCCCCTGGCCCAGCGCCTGAGTCACATTGCGGAGGACGTGGGGCGCCTGGTCAAGAAG AGCAGGGATCTGGAGCAGCAGCTGCAGGACGAGCTCCTGGAGGTGGTCTCAGAGCTCCAGACG GCCAAGAAGACGTACCAGGCATATCACATGGAGAGTGTGAATGCTGAGGCCAAGCTCCGGGAGGCCGAGCGGCAGGAGGAGAAGCGGGCAGGCCGGAGTGTCCccaccaccactgctgctgccactgaGGCAGGGCCCCTCCGCAAGAGCTCCCTCAAGAAGGGAGGGCGGCTGGTGGAGAAG CGGCAGGCCAAGTTCATGGAGCACAAACTCAAGTGCACAAAGGCGCGCAACGAGTACCTGCTTAGCCTGGCCAGCGTCAACGCCGCTGTCAGTAACTACTACCTGCATGACGTCTTGGACCTCATGGAT TGCTGCGACACAGGGTTCCACCTGGCCCTGGGGCAGGTGCTCCGAAGCTACATGGCCGCTGAGAGCCGCACCCAAGCCTCCCAAGTGCAGGGCCTGGGCAGCCTGGAAGAAGCCGTGGAGGCCCTGGATCCTTCAGGGGACAAGGCCAAGGTTCTCGAGGTGCATGCTACCATCTTCTGTCCCCCGCTGCGCTTTGACTACCACCCCCATGATGGGGATGAG GTGGCTGAGATCTGCGTTGAAATGGAGCTGCAGGACGAGATTCTGCCCAGAGCCCAGAACATCCAGAGCCGCCTGGACCGACAGACCATCGAGACGGAGGAG GTGAACAAGACACTGAAGGCGACACTGCAGGCCCTGCTGGAGGTGGTGGCCTCGGATGACGGGGATGTGCTCGACTCCTTCCAGACCAGCCCCTCCACCGAGTCCCTCAAGTCCACCAGCTCAGACCCAGGCAGCCGGCAGGCAGGCCGGAGGCGTGGCCAGCAGCAGGAGACCGAAACCTTCTACCTCACg AAGCTCCAGGAGTATCTGAGTGGACGGAGCATCCTCGCCAAGTTGCAGGCCAAGCACGAGAAGCTGCAGGAGGCCCTTCAGCGAG GTGACAAGGAGGAGCGGGAGATGTCTTG GACCCAGTACACACAGAGAAAATTCCAGAAGAGCCGCCACCCCCGCCCCAGCTCCCAGTATAACCAGAGACTCTTTGGGGGAGACATGGAGAAGTTTATCCAG TGCTCAGGCCAGCCTGTGCCCCTGGTGGTGGAGAGCTGCATTCGCTTCATTAACCTCAACG GCCTGCAGCACGAAGGCATCTTCCGGGTGTCGGGTGCCCAGCTCCGGGTCTCAGAGATCCGTGATGCCTTCGAGAGAG GGGAGGACCCACTGGTGGAGGGCTGCACTGCCCACGATCTGGACTCGGTGGCCGGGGTGCTGAAGCTCTACTTCCGGAGCCTGGAGCCCCCACTCTTCCCCCCAGACCTGTTCAGCGAGCTGCTGGCTTCTTCGG AGCTGGAGGCCACGGCAGAGAGGGTGGAGCACGTGAGCCGCCTGCTATGGCGGCTGCCCGCGCCAGTGCTGGTGGTTCTGCGCTACCTCTTCAACTTCCTCAACCA CCTGGCCCAGTACAGCGATGAGAACATGATGGACCCCTACAACCTGGCCGTGTGCTTTGGGCCCACGCTGCTACCGGTGCCCGCTGGGCAGGACCCGGTGGCGCTGCAGGGCCGGGTGAACCAGCTGGTGCAGACGCTCATACTGCAGCCAGATCGGGTCTTCCCACCCCTGACCTCACTGCCTGGCCCCGTCTACGAGAAGTGCATGGCACCGCCTTCCGCCAGCTGCCTGGG GGATGCCCAGCTGGAGAGCCTGGGGGCGGACAACGAGCCGGAGCTGGAAGCTGAGATGCTTGCCCAGGAGGATG ACCTGGAGGGGGTTGTGGAGGCTGTGGCCTGCTTTGCCTACACGGGCCGAACGGCCCAGGAGCTGAGCTTCCGGCGGGGGGACGTACTGCGGCTGCACGAGAGGGCCTCGAGCGACTGGTGGCGGGGGGAGCACAATGGTGTGCGGGGCCTCATCCCCCACAAGTATATCACACTGCCTGAGGG GGCAGAGAAGCAGGTGGTGGGCGCAGGGCCGCAGACTGCAGGGGAGTCTGGGAGCAGTCCTGAGGGCCTCCTGGCATCAGAGCTGGTTCACCG GCCAGAGCCATGCATCTCACCCGAGGCCGTGGGACTCTCTGGACATAGACGACGCTGCTTGGTCCCAGCCTCCCCGGAGCAACACGTGGAGGTGGATAAG AGGAGACTGTGA